tatgttataAGAAAATTAGCCACCTTTATTCGCTTCAGATTTGTCGCGCTCGTGACatatgtaatagtataaaatttttgGGTGTATGAAcaactatttgaaataaatcaaaaaatcaataatattcTTACAGAGATAactattttttactgttttaatTCCACACCGTCTAATAGATCTACAGTATTGTTTGTACTGTCAGTTTCGTTTTAATGTTTTATGCAATTCTAACAAACGAGTCAATGGTCAATTTCAAATCTTCTAAAATCATTTGCAATAAAATCGAATTTGCAATAACAAAATAGCGCAATACttcatttaatttctttctaAACTGTCTAAGGAATTTTCCTTAACATCTCTGCCATCGTAAAATTCTGTTACACTAGATTTCTTGTCTAAATATTTCATGATATCCCCACGTAATTCTGGCGAAATACTAGGACTGCCTAAGTTGTAGACTTTACTTTTTCTACCACCTTTCTTTTTACTAGGACTTTTCCTTGGAGACAGTTGTATTGAATCAACAGTCGTGGCTCCTGAACGTGGTGCATAGTATCTCTCGAATAGCATCGGTTGTTGCTGGACCCTTCCATACATCAGCTCCATTTCATGGAGAAACTCTTCCCGCCTCATCCTCTCTTCATCACGCCTCGTTTGCAATCGCATTGCTATGTCCTCTTCGTGACTGAAACGGTAAATTGACAAATATTAATTTGCTTTAATAGACAACTTATCTTTGATCTAATCACTGATTTATTATTCAACGTTTAATTATTGTATGCTATGCCATCGTGCTAAAATCAGAGTTGTCAATGATAGTTCTAACTAATCCTAATAAAAGAAAGGTGTGCGTTTTACTTTTAACCTTCCTGTACCCGCGCCAATTTTTGAAACACCTATACCCGCAGTTTTTGATATTCTTACTGTATCAAAACctgtttaagtaatatttaattttaaaacttaagTATAAATGAGTAAATTAATGGTATACCTACTATAACTTCATTATCACTAACTCGTATGTAATGGACTTATTAGTACTTACAAAACAGCCCTAAAAATTCGAGATTTTTCTTAGGTTTTCCAAAAAACCGAACTAATCgtattttttactttgaaaaataaaaataaacttacactAAAAAGAAGGTACACTAAAACGAAGTAAGCAATAAATCCGATAGCTAGCAAAAATCTAGACTCGCCATTGTTTctaggaaaaaaaatatgactgaAAATGTGTTTTGTCGGTCTAACAGATGCGTGGTTATAGGAAGGATAAAGAGAAAAGATAAACTGAAAGTTTACGATCCACCAATCTATTATCTTACTTGTTCTTAACAAGATGCCAAGCAGGTTTAGACCTGAGTAAGCGATCCCGTTGCCTGTTCTCAGACCTCCGTCGTTGCTCTGCCATCCGTCGAGCTGATTCCATTTCGAACTTCTGCCTGACTGCTTCAGCTCTGAACAATGCCGCTAAATTGGACCGCCCAGCCGCAATACCCTTTAGATCCAAGGCAGAATACGCTTGCGTTTTATTAAAAACGTCTTCGGATTTGTCGACAGTACTCCTACTGTTGCTACTTTTTGTCCCTTCGTAAATCTTCTTTGTGATGTCGATCATCTGAAAATAGGAGTAATTTAATTCTGACAAATTTGTTTATTGGAGCCATGAAAAACGGAAATACTCGGTCAAATCTATGTACCTATTTGTGTCGCTTGCATTTTAGACTTTGGGCTCCTGGTCATCGAACaccataaatttattaatatggtGTCTGACAAATTGAGCCATGGGTCAGATAACCCAAGAGCTGACGCTTATTTCGCCGAAAAAATTGGTCTGAGGACTGAAAGGATAGGCCTTTCCAACCAGAGGGATAATAACGCAAGTGTATTGGATATCCTGCCCATCAGTAAACAATTAGATGGCGCAACTTACTTCTCTTTCATAAAAGAGTTAACTGTTAATTAATCAATAAgctgatgatgattttgatatgaATTTTGGACAAACCTTTTTAGATGCTCTTTCTGCAGTATTGAATTTAAACGGTTGTGGACTTGTGGTAATAAAATCTTCTTTGGCTTTCGACTTTCTCATTTCCTTCGTCGGGCTGGAACAGCGCTGTCGGTCTGAAGAGGTCACTGAAGGGACTGCCGGGGAAGGGTCTCTGGGTAGGTCGCTGTGAGCTGCCGGGGTTGACAGGCGGCTTCGGTCGCGCACAGCTATGCTGCCTGGGAAGCGAGAGTTGCGAAGCATTTCCTCCGCCCGTACACGACGGTTCATCGAGCTGGAAAGAAAACCTTACTTTTGTGGTTTCAGAAATGCTTTTAGATAAAAGCACTTGAGAAATTACCtaactaataaatttttttgtatACCGATATTAGAGATAAAACGGTGTTATAGGGGGTCATCTCTGGATTCACTGAGCGATATggaaatagttatttataccACTGACATCTAATAAGAGACATTGTAGTACGAATGATTTTGCGAAGCTGAATTGCACAATAGACAGCTAGTACTACAATGGGTAATTACGAGCAATGGCATACATGaccatgataaaataattaaaaataataaaaatgtaccaggacaaattctgtacattgagaatatttaaaaaaaaatgttggagTGCATTAGATAATGGATACTGAAACCAAAAccaaaagtatatttttttatttatgtcagtctgtgtttttgttgaccaggcatcacgctgtaactactaaatgaatttaaatgaaatttgtcACGAATTGTGACAGTAATATGAAGAAAGTTATAGAATACtctttgtcgcgaaaataaaatcataaagaggtgaaatttttgacggcctccgtggtgcagtggtatgcgcggtggatttacaagacggaggtcctgggttcgatccccggctgggcagattgagattttcttaatttgtccaggtctggctggtgggaggcttcggccgtggctagttaccaccctaccggcaaagacgtaccgccaagcgatttagcgttccggtacgatgccgtgtagaaaccgaaaggggtgtggattttcatcctcctcctaacaagttagcccgcttccatcttagactgcatcatcacttaccatcaggtgagattgtagtcaagggctaacttgtaaagaataaaaaaaaaaaaaaataaaataaaataggggTTCAAAGTTTGTGTAGAGAATTCTTAATTTTTCGCGTTAGTAGGCGCGTTAGCGCAGGCTGatctctaaataaaaaattctaaatctaAATCATTCGGAAATTCTACCGGAAAAAGTTATCCTCCTTAATTTTGTCGTAAAAATAGTTAGAAAACAGGTTCTTTGGCACCGGCCGCGCTCGAAACCGCTTTTTCTTCTTGCACTTCGGTAGCACGCTCGCGGCTCTCTCGCACGCTCCGCCGATGGACGCTTCTTCGCGCTTCGTGAAGCTAAACGGCTTCATCTGAGCACGAAGCTCTGCTTCGCTGTTTATCTTCGTTATTGCTCGTCTGCAAAACCAACTTATGATCAGTCAGTGAACGGTAACTTTgtagaaagccgtgatagcccagtggacctctgccttcgattcggagggcgtagattcgaattcTAAGGGTGGCCGctacaatttttagttggccgataaTTGGACGACTTTTTAATTGGTTGGTTGGAcgatttagttggacagatgtgcgggctgtcacACATCGCTATACCTGTTTTATAATCGGCCGAttaagtcggccaactaaaagttgtaagtgagcgggggctctaacttttcagttaagtatgGAATTGCATTGaagtgcattttaggaaattaaatatcacgtgtcttaagcggtgaagtaaaacatcgtgaggaaacctgtatacctgagaattttcttaatacttttaggtgtgtgatgtctgccaatctgcatttggccagcgtgtggactattagcctaacccctctcattaagagaggagactcgtgctctacagtgagccgaacatgggttgccTTTGGTGCACCGTAGCGGGCTTAGagtaatgatgatgagtaatgATCGGAACAGTGTCTGAcgggaaagtttgtgtgttcataatatagtaaaaataaaattcacagGCCACGCTGATGATCGACCTttctttctattattagtatagataacttttCCGCGGTAATTATAAACCTAATTAGGTACACTAGACCAGGGTTTCttaaactttcggctccacgaacccctgttaaaatttccaagagacagcgaaccccttattAACTAATGAAGctctcccccccccccctgccGACAAATGGCGAAACCCTAGGGCCTaagggttcgcgtaccccactttgagaaaccctgcacTAGACTATGCCATATATGCAGACAGGTCAACTTTGACCGGTTTTAATTTGCgataaaaattatgtatctTTAACTTCGTGATAAAATAAGGCGGGTTTTTCCAATGCGATAAATTCCCAATCATGCGGTAGTCACCATATTTAGTGTTTATGCAGGACTGTCCTATTTACCTACTGATTCCGATGATAAAGTTAGCGCCATAGGATATTGGATAATAAAGTTCATGAAGTTTGAAgattatttttgtacaatattcatttctcatactcggaaagtagtgttgctTTGATCTCAGTATTGaggtggaaaatgctgcttccctacacagggactaaaaatagaactgctgtcaGAATTGATGTGAATGTTCCAACGTTTTGCGAGCTAGTTTATCCTTCTACGTGCAATTCGCACTACGACAAGTCAACCAATAGCGGACGAACCGGGATATTACTGTCGCTTTCGCAAAGAAAGAGAGAGGGAGTAATATGTAATTATGGCCTATCATGCGACCAACAACATATCTCAtgaagataaataaacaaatgagaagtttgaaattgggcccacttttcaaaACGATacgaaaaatttactaaaaatcttgttttttttactagattactccataaggaaaataagctgatttcattattttcatactgaTCTAGCTTTACAAAaatgcgtatttcactgattgacATTGGTTGTCAGCTGTCTTTGAATGTGAATATCAATGAATATCAATGTGATCAGATACGTTTGacagtaaattaaatatatgtattatctTTGTCAAACTGACAGCTTTCCTTGAGATTTTGACAAAATGTATCTAGTTAATGTGAAATCcctagaaaaatcaatataacacAGATAATGCAATTAATTTGATGTCAAAAAGGTCCGAACAATTTACGCAAATGCACCTTTAAAGTAATGTAGGTGATTTAGtcaacgtagattttgctgaaaATTGGCTCCATGAGGTTTCCATAAATGTTAtgatttatggccaattttcagatTTCTTTCGTTCGTTTTTTTGGGCCTGTGTgtggagactgggtttctcctttcaACAAATAGCGGTGCTACCATTATCATaagacgaaagagatgggacgcGGACAACTGCTGTCgtcattggtcgacattttgtctatttctctcgGTCGCATGCTGCGCCTGCACTGCTCTTATCCCGTATTCTGGTAGTAGAAGCATGGTAATAGTGTTATGTGATCAGATGATGCCTATTCAACTACCGTTGCTGCGTATTATGTTTATACAAACaactatagtaatattatctaCATGTCGGTTATTGTATCAAagttatttatgtacctacactcAAAAGTTCATAACTGATTAGCAGTAGTAGGTAACTATTTCCTATAATACGAtcttctttaaatatattttttcactactcttgctcaaaaacactgtcttATGCACACtgcacagcggggctaaacaactATTTCatcctctaggggctaaagtatttttttttgtctgttacaaattttttttattatattttttgccaACGAAagcattcaaaattaaaattttcttcttCCCATTTTCGACAATTTTTTCTTGCTCCACTAATAATTAGTCGTTGCGTGATTATTACAAATTCAACACGAAAAGATTTCTTCAATTTGAGCCAGCAGTTTCAGAAATTAGTACGTTCAACCAAACTTCACTTAGCTTTAGCTTCCTTATCCTTAAGTATCGGGAATGGAATATTTCTACTGTTTCTGtcatatttaaatctttttatttaaaaacaccttggttttaaaaatcgaatatcatttatgaatttaaaaaaatattctcggTCTTGTCACCAgggtttttcaaatttatttggTGGTTGAGAAGAGTTTTTAGAGCAAAAAAACATGGAATTATTAGACTTTcccaaaaataaagaataaattgcgTGTTCAGAGATTTTCATCACCTGAAGAAGCTGTGGACGCCTACAAAACGCCCATTTTGGAGACTCCAACTTCCGAATGAAATGGTTGCTTCAATGATTGGTTCTATCGTATGGAAAAATGTGTCAAATTTCGCGAAGAATACTTCGAAAaccaataaatacatttttataccatttttttttttttaggataagttagcttatgttccctattgtattctttttatttttaaatagtaatgttGTGTCACTTCCTTGATTCCCTAAATTTTCAGTACCGCCCTCGTAGGTGTAACAATTACTAACTAGACTAGATACAAATTGTAACCTCATAGCTTGATCTTCGAGTATTCTGTCATACAAAGGGATCCTGGATTCAATTGGCACCGGCTTGGCTCGAAACCGCTTCCTCTCACGCTTCTGGTGTAACATATCCTCGGACATGGATTTTTGCAGACCCCGCAACTCGTTGACTATACGATCTTCTTCGTCTCTATAAATATACACgacaatttattcatttattttataaatagcggacgtccgcgtcCGCCcttgacctctttaatccagcccttacagtagtaggTATCGATacaaaaatggagtaacttctcccgttttctcaaaatttcccttcactgctctgctcctattgatcgtagcgtgatgaaaagtatactataatctacccaggagtatgaagaataagtaccaagtttcattaaaatccgtcgagtagttttcgtttctatgacgaacagacagacagtaaaaaattttactgattgcatttttggaatCAGTATCGATCACACCCTCtgttagttatttttaaccgactttcaaggaggaggttctacgttcggctgtatgtatgttttggaAATACatgtttcatgtacagaattgacctctctacagatttattataagtatatagaaaattaatataggtacctacgggACCCCGGGTTCATTCGCGTAATATCCGTTCctgtgggataaaatatagcctataatactcacaaataacgtggctttcaagtggtaaaagaattttgtaaaATCAGTTCTCTAGATCCAGTGATTActctctacaataccacaaactttacctctataaaatactactaatatataagtttataaaacCTTAGAAAGCACGTCAAAttcattaaaacaattaaataaacgaacttgaaacaataaattaatgagATATACCTAattagaataatttaattagtaatCAGTGACAAGCGAAACCACAATCCAAACCAGATGGGAAAATGagcaaaacaaatattatagtGCAGGATATAGTGGCGCATgcgtttgcaatttttttttgttttttttttatatccattgttgacatatattatataattcgaAAAATCATGAATTACGGAAATTTTTAACCAAAAACATGTCAAACAATTGATGAAGATACGGTTCTTTAGGATATTTTGAATGGAAAACGTCCTTATATTCAggacttataatattttaatgaatataaaaaagaacaattgactgcaaaaccttttttttaagattttcctATTTagctttcgttgtttattaacTGTCTTAAGATATCAAGTGTCAGCATACAATGTAGatactacgagtacctatatcaTTAATCCGTGATCATacacgatatatttttttttatacaaaaaaaaaataggactCAGAAAAACAAACGAATACGCCACTATGCTCTGCACTATAAGGTAACACTCGACTCCGGTTTTACCACCTTTAATGGACGGTAAAACCCATTTGTTTTCACTCATTTGTTTCGCAAACCGTCTTACCTTTCAGTCATTTTAAAAGGTTTCGGTATCGTGATGCTCTTTCTACGTCTCGATCCAGATCGCCTTGTACGTAATGGACTTGACGGCATACTTTGCGTTTTATATAACCCATCGTCATCATAACTGTTTTCTTCGAAAAACTTATCGAATTTTTCGTCAATTTCTTTCGTAGATTCAAGTTTATCGTCGTGCCAAGATATTGAACACGCCGAATGATTTCTTTTAGGCCTATCCATTTTGGTCACTCCTTTCACAGACAGACTAGTTTTCGTTGGATCAATTTGTACATCTGACGTCAGATTTTCCAATTCACAGCCATCCGTTTTCCGTATAGGTCTATTTGTAGACGCTTTTGTGACGTTGACTTGAGGAATAGGTTTCTCAGAGATTGTCAGAGACTTTTTTCTTTGGAAAACTCTCGGATTTTTCTTTACTGTTGGAACGATTTCGTCGTTTTCGTATCTGTCATCGTAGATACAATGGTCTATATGTTCTACAGCGAGGCCgagcattaatttttttttgtctctcaGTCTTCTCAGTGTGGAATAAAACTCTGCTTCCGACAAATGGTTTATGTCGTTGTAATCAGGTATACTTCGGTAGAAATCCTTTAGTTTCTCAGCCTCGATGTCAGCAGACACTGAGCCACAAGAAGATTCTATGGAGCACTGTTCCGTCAATGTCTTTTCATTACGTTCGTACGCAGTCTTAGGCATTTTACTTACAGGATCCACTGGCACATTAACACACGCATTCCTGAACACACTACAGCTATGCATAACTTAATAATACCATAGTAATCAATTGCTAAACTAGTGAGGTTAATAAAACAAGTGAGATTCTTGTGTTTTGGTACTCGTCGCCATGGTGATTGTTGATCATTAACTCAATTTAATTTAACCTATTCATACAGTAGGGTATCGCATAATCGACAATATCAAATTAATTAGTCTACCTTTTGGGCGAATTACGTAGTCGATACTTTACTACTGaacttcaaattcaaattagatAAATTACCTTTGCCTTACATACGTAGGTACATCGCTCTGAAGCTCTATATAAGTGGACGACTAAATTGTCATGGAAAAAATCTAGTTCTTAAACCTACAGAACCTATTATAAGtacagaaaacaaaattaaaaatctgatGCATCATCTATCTGGATAAGTATAATATGCATCAGGTTTCCCCAAAGCATAATACCGCAactgtttaaaaatatgatgaCCAATGCATGCATTGCAGTTTGCATGTTAGTTGGtatgttaggtaggtaggtacgatcatgattattaataaattgttgaATGAATTCTAGTGAAACATGGCACGATTACAGTCCATACTGTGAAGAATGGTTAAAAGTGGTCACAGgttaatttttatcccgaaaatcgGCATGGGTACCTTGGGATAAAATATGAATGTCAAAATGCCGACTTAGCTGTAAGTAATTCACTGCGTGATCCGAtttcatttattctttttttgtttgaaagacgatacctacttatacttactttatgagattaaaaaataattgacgtTCGTCGGTTTAATACTCATAAAAAATTACCTTAGACcactttttaatggtctaagaaaATTACAGACGTATCATCCCAACCCGTAATAAGTCTAAACTTTTGAACGAACGGCTCATCATTAGCTGGAAATCTCACTTTTTAGCATCTAGGCTTCAACATCAAGCTTGTTTCAGTAGCCCGAGTTTTATGCAGTTTATACCTACGGTAGATCAAGTTTGAAGCAGATCGGGCGTAGGGTCCAAAAGCAGACATAGTCAGAATGTCAGAAAAACAAACTCCACGCGAAAGATGCCgctaatttcaaataataaaggTCAAACCAACATAGGTACTCATAACTAACTATGGGTGAAAAGATTAAGTAAGAACTGATAAGAAACATGATAGCATTCATTGCTTCAGCAGTCTGAAAAGTAACAGCAATAGATAAATAACTATAgctttttaacttattttataacattttatttaacccTAGAAGCCCAATCATATTTAAATAGCTATAAAGCCCAATCATACGTAAAAATtacgtgtaaaaataaatttcagagTTTTCCAATGTTTTTCTGGTAATGAACTATATTTTTGCATGAGTTatcataatttaagttttaattaataaataaaatactttttaagttaaaaatactctttattaatataattatggcactttaatcaaatcttggaaaaaaatcaacaaaaacatcAAGCTTCTAACactatttcttaaaattacgtaattataaaaaaaatcaagtagttttaattgttttcataaaatcaaataaacttgtaataatACTATATAAGTCTCTTAGAAAAAAACAGTCTTTAAATGCAGTCTTGACAAACATCAATATTGTGTTCTCCACATATAGCCTTTAAGCATttgcaacactgcgctttggtCATCCGctttttttatatgaacaaaaTCCACAATAGCGTCGTTTCTTTGGTTCTGGCTCATCACTAATATTTTCCGGAGATGGCGGTACCacatttttcaaaacatttgttATATTGTCTCGTCTGTTATATAAAGTTGAAAACAGAGCAATGGATCAACAATATTCCGACACATTCGCGTTGGTCCTCTATTTGTGCGTATAATATTGATAGCCGAAGTCCTTCCCGTCGTACGTCCCTTTGTAGTTGACCATATATGGTTGTTTTTTCCACGTATTGACCGCTGAGGCAAACAAATTATTCTGTGTGTAGTCAATGAAGTTACCTCAAGATTAGGCAATTCCCGAGAAGCAATATTGTTATCGGAGCCCTCTTGCCTTCTTGTATCTTCAATGAAGTCGATCATCGCGTCCTCGTTATCACTCCAGACATCATCTTCAACTACAAGATCTTCTTCCTCGGAGTCCGAATCCAGCGGAGAATAATCGTCATCATTTTCTAAAATTGCAACTATTTCGTCCTGGTTTAGCTGTTGACGGGATTCCATTTTGTATTCaacctgaaaatattaatatcatatgAAAAATGTAACGAAGCATTAAGATTAACtcaaataaatcacaaaaataaaaatttgaaacaATTTCAAAAGTTACACAAAGCCCAATTATACGACAAAATTACGTGCAACCTCTCTATTACAACAAAATGGCGGCACTTACCGAGATAACGCAACTGCGTCCTGCAAGGTCTTAATGGCCACTGAGTTGGTTCAGAAGTTAGCGGCGATCGGACGGTAAACGTGAAAGAGACAGAGATATTTCGCCGTGGTATACGTAAAATTTACGTAGATTGGGCTTCTAGGGTTAACATCGTCAATTTTTATAGTGATTAATTAATCCTCCGAGAATAAGTTTGACATTGTCATTGTAAAGAGTTCTTACCAATCTGTAATAGTTTTGACAGCTTGCCATAATTGACGTCCATGGTTTGACAGTGACGGCTGTGCGTctgacaatgacaatgacaatgacatttgacaatatattTTTCGCAATCTCGTGTTGTGTTTTGTTACGAAATACgaaattaatgattataatttgtaaataggaataataaatcataaattttatactaataaaacaTCAAGGTAATTGAAATGCCGAAATAGAAAATTACCTACTGTATCAAATTAGCATAATACGCTTTTTATTACTACGAAACCAAGGAAGGGAAGCAGTCACAATGGTTTTATGCCGGGTAAATTCGTTAAATAACTTACTAATGACACGAATTTCTACACATGCAAGAAATGTGTCGACTACCCGATTGTCTGGTGATAATACTCAGGATAAGGTAAAAGGAAAATATGATATTATCATTGCCGGCGGAGGAATGGTCGGGTGCACCTTGGCCTGTGCTATGGGTATGTGtgattttaaatatagaatgttATTCAACTTTACTTGCTAAGTCTGTATCCCAAAGAGGGTTTAGACCTTCAGAATGCAGTCAATACTTTTCTGATCACTTGTTAAAAGTTGATGATCATGTACTACTACTACTCATAAGAATTGGTATTTGATGCAGATatgagatagcccagtggatatgacctttgcctccaattccgaagcgtgtgggttcaaatccgattCGGTCATATTAGTGTTGTATGTTTTGGGAGAGaaggaatattattttgaaagaattatagtatatttgtagatttgtataatcgaaaatggttaaaaattttattttcttttatttccgcctgggtacaatgactgatcctgggctacATACTATTTTGGACCATCTTTGATTTCATTTAA
The Bicyclus anynana chromosome 21, ilBicAnyn1.1, whole genome shotgun sequence genome window above contains:
- the LOC112056710 gene encoding protein FAM161A, encoding MHSCSVFRNACVNVPVDPVSKMPKTAYERNEKTLTEQCSIESSCGSVSADIEAEKLKDFYRSIPDYNDINHLSEAEFYSTLRRLRDKKKLMLGLAVEHIDHCIYDDRYENDEIVPTVKKNPRVFQRKKSLTISEKPIPQVNVTKASTNRPIRKTDGCELENLTSDVQIDPTKTSLSVKGVTKMDRPKRNHSACSISWHDDKLESTKEIDEKFDKFFEENSYDDDGLYKTQSMPSSPLRTRRSGSRRRKSITIPKPFKMTERDEEDRIVNELRGLQKSMSEDMLHQKRERKRFRAKPVPIESRIPLYDRILEDQAMRRAITKINSEAELRAQMKPFSFTKREEASIGGACERAASVLPKCKKKKRFRARPVPKNLFSNYFYDKIKEDNFFRSMNRRVRAEEMLRNSRFPGSIAVRDRSRLSTPAAHSDLPRDPSPAVPSVTSSDRQRCSSPTKEMRKSKAKEDFITTSPQPFKFNTAERASKKMIDITKKIYEGTKSSNSRSTVDKSEDVFNKTQAYSALDLKGIAAGRSNLAALFRAEAVRQKFEMESARRMAEQRRRSENRQRDRLLRSKPAWHLVKNNHEEDIAMRLQTRRDEERMRREEFLHEMELMYGRVQQQPMLFERYYAPRSGATTVDSIQLSPRKSPSKKKGGRKSKVYNLGSPSISPELRGDIMKYLDKKSSVTEFYDGRDVKENSLDSLERN